A single region of the Musa acuminata AAA Group cultivar baxijiao chromosome BXJ1-11, Cavendish_Baxijiao_AAA, whole genome shotgun sequence genome encodes:
- the LOC103971495 gene encoding peroxiredoxin-2E-2, chloroplastic — MAAAVNNIAATFSSASRSSPHVPTTPTVALSAASSRPISASWNPHSVLPRSRRSSLLGIYGLPGPRPRPLRLPRPSAAPPPRTISAGDRLPDATLSYLDRSGAVRTVSISGLTRGRRTVIMAVPGAFAPPRRPRWWSGSGPSFGLSAEGLVKRAAEMKQRGGGGVVVACVAANDVYVMRAWGEQLGAAEAGVTMLSDPDAELARALGLALDLRGGTEGFGMRSEGYLLVAADGVVKALFRNYQNGGGAAIVRSDDVFKVL; from the coding sequence ATGGCGGCCGCCGTTAACAACATCGCCGCCACCTTCTCCTCCGCATCCCGTTCCTCCCCCCACGTCCCGACGACGCCCACGGTAGCGTTGTCCGCCGCCAGCTCCCGGCCCATCTCCGCCTCGTGGAACCCCCACTCCGTTCTCCCTCGCTCCCGCCGCTCCTCGCTTCTCGGCATCTACGGCCTCCCAGGCCCTCGGCCTCGTCCCCTCCGCCTGCCCCGTCCTTCTGCCGCCCCTCCTCCGCGCACCATTTCTGCTGGCGATCGCCTCCCCGACGCGACCCTATCCTACCTCGACCGCAGCGGCGCCGTCCGCACCGTATCCATCTCCGGCCTTACTCGCGGCAGGAGGACCGTCATAATGGCCGTTCCAGGCGCCTTCGCGCCCCCGCGGCGTCCCCGATGGTGGAGCGGCAGTGGCCCCAGCTTCGGGCTCTCTGCCGAGGGGCTTGTGAAGAGGGCGGCGGAGATGAAACAAAGAGGCGGCGGCGGGGTGGTGGTCGCCTGCGTGGCGGCGAACGATGTGTACGTGATGAGGGCGTGGGGGGAGCAGCTCGGGGCGGCGGAGGCCGGCGTGACGATGCTGTCGGACCCCGACGCTGAGCTCGCAAGGGCGCTCGGTTTGGCTCTTGACCTCCGGGGAGGTACCGAGGGGTTTGGGATGCGATCCGAGGGTTACCTCTTGGTTGCAGCGGACGGAGTGGTGAAGGCGCTCTTCAGGAACTACCAAAACGGCGGTGGCGCTGCTATTGTTAGATCCGACGATGTCTTCAAAGTGCTGTGA
- the LOC103971465 gene encoding uncharacterized protein LOC103971465, with protein MDPVTAEKIAARRRYRRIRHVQTLLRCLEALSAFCLLSWSTARLPAAARLSAGLLRRVAPVLLGPRFVFLLGNAIVLALFAMSGRHPGSAAPSASGGEIHDQFLAYESRGIRSHAVGKEKAPRAWRRSRSERMERRRGHRVPELRRSKSEVSCQEVAIAATEKEEREADAEEFRRTIEAFISEQLRRFHREESTAAVVASAGTPDTTTTTTTISCFGTYCC; from the coding sequence ATGGACCCCGTCACGGCGGAGAAGATTGCGGCCAGGCGTCGATACCGACGGATCCGCCACGTCCAGACTCTCCTCCGCTGCCTCGAGGCTCTCTCCGCTTTTTGCCTACTCTCCTGGTCCACCGCCCGGCTCCCGGCTGCTGCCAGACTCTCCGCCGGCCTCCTCCGACGCGTCGCCCCCGTCCTACTCGGCCCCCGCTTCGTGTTCCTCCTTGGCAACGCCATCGTCCTCGCCCTCTTCGCCATGTCGGGCCGTCACCCCGGCTCCGCAGCTCCCTCCGCCAGCGGCGGGGAGATCCACGACCAGTTCCTCGCCTACGAAAGCCGGGGGATCCGGTCGCATGCGGTCGGGAAGGAGAAGGCGCCGCGCGCGTGGCGGAGGAGCCGGTCGGAGAGGATGGAGCGGCGGCGGGGTCACCGTGTGCCGGAGCTCCGCCGTTCTAAGTCGGAGGTCTCCTGCCAAGAGGTGGCGATTGCGGCGACGgagaaggaggagagggaggccGACGCGGAGGAGTTCCGGCGGACGATCGAGGCGTTCATCTCGGAGCAGCTGAGGAGATTCCACCGGGAGGAGTCCACAGCCGCAGTTGTCGCTTCCGCAGGAACACcagacaccaccaccaccactacgaCGATCTCGTGCTTTGGAACATATTGTTGCTAA